The Sphingopyxis sp. TUF1 genome segment CTCAATCGCCGCAAAAATCGCCTCGGGTTCGGGCAGGCGTCCCGGCCCATATTCGCCGCACGCCATCTCGCCCTCGTCGGGCGCCATTACCGTCACCCCGTCGCCGCGCAAGGTGGCGACGTTGCGCTGCGTCGCCGCGTGCAGCCACATGCGCACATTCATCGCGGGCGCGGCGAGCACCGGCTTGTCGGTCGCGAGCAGCAAGGTCGTCGCCAGATCGTCGGCTTGTCCCCCGGCCATCTTGGCCAACAGGTCTGCCGTCGCGGGGGCGACGACGACCAGATCGGCCTCGCGGCTCAATTGGATATGCCCCATCTCGACCTCGTCCTTCAGGTCAAACAGGCTGATATAAACCTTGTTTTCGCTCAATGCCGCGAGCGTCAGCGGCGTCACGAACTGCTCGCCCGCGCGCGTGAGGACGCAGCGCACCGTCATGCCCGCCTTGCGCAGCAGGCGGACAAGCTCGATGCTCTTATAAGCGGCAATGCCGCCGCCAACGATAAGCAGGATGCGTTTCGGTGCCATCGTCATACCCCCGTCAGCAACACATCAAGCGCATCGATGATAACAAAGCTGTGATCGCCAAGATTCGTGACGACCTCGCTTAATTGACGCGCCGGAATGGCCGCCGCGAACTGCGTGTATAGAACATGGCCGGCGTCCTCGACGGTGAAGATCGGGTTGAGGCGCCGGGCAACCACCTCGAATTCGCTGACCGGTAGCAGCGGCACGACAAAGCGGGTATCGAGGTGGCGCAGTAGATCGGATTGGCAGTCCACGACCAAGCCACCGTCCAACGTGCGCCGCACATCGAATTGCGCCATCAGAATAGCCGGTATCTGGCGAGCGGCAGCCCATTTTTACGCACATACTCGTTGGACG includes the following:
- a CDS encoding CcdB family protein; the encoded protein is MAQFDVRRTLDGGLVVDCQSDLLRHLDTRFVVPLLPVSEFEVVARRLNPIFTVEDAGHVLYTQFAAAIPARQLSEVVTNLGDHSFVIIDALDVLLTGV